TGGTTGTTTCCATTAAGATGTTGGGAGACAAGCAGAGCTCCTAGCCTCCTAGGTTGTCTGAATGATGCAAGAAATAGGGATTCACAAATTCAGCAGCAAAGTCTGAGGCATTAGGAGGAGCATTAGTACTTGTTGATGTCATATTAGATGAACCATTATTGTGATGTGTAGATGAAGCCATACATACAATGGGAATTTCAACAGACGTAACAGAGAGGGTCAGAGAAGAATAGAGTTAAAcgaaaaaaggaagataaaacACAAACAGAAAGCGTAGTTGTCTTTATTGTTGAATTTTATAAGGCTTccttaaaaaataattacaaagaaaataataataatgatttTTGTTGTACAATGTAACCGTTTTGATTCTCCACTCCCAGATTTCTTTTCTGAAACTCCTGGAATGTATCCACTCATTTTCACATGTTAAGCTTTAGAAACACATctaacagtctttcttttatGTCCAGAAGAATTTGTTATGGAAATTCGGAGGCGCTTCTTGCATTATTGTAAAACTCGCCACGAACGAACTTGATTGAAGATCGATTTGCCTGGTTTGCCGACACGGTGGGGCTAACTGTTGTAAATATACTTGCTTTTACAGTTCTTataaatttcataattttttatttagctgttgaaatataaaataaaacagAAGCTTTAAATCGGTGAATGATCAAGCGGATTCAGAGTAACCAATTCGACTCATTTTCCTGTTTTTGCAACAGTAGCTAGTCTCGTGAGCCACCGTCAAACTGGCGGTACACAGTATCGGTTTTCAGCAATGTATCGGCGTGAGTCGACCCATATCAGCATGTGGCAGGTGAATGCAGACTCTGACGAAGTTTTGAAGAGTCAGGAGATGCAATAAAATAAAAGCTTTGTCAACCGCGCTCGTCAtctctcccttctttcttgTCTTCGTTGCCAACCTGACCAATGGCAACCACGCCGTGGTCAAATATCACACGCCTTTCATATCTTTTAACTCTGCTTCTGGCTGTGCTGCAATTTCCTGCTCTGCTGCACGCGAGCGATGAGGATTATTTCGACATTAAATATTTTCGGAGAGGGAACGACTACCTTTACGCATGGTGCTCCAGAAGCATACTTGGGTTGTCGCAGACCGACGGGCAAAACGTGGAGCAGCTATTTCGCTCCCTTGTCGACTCCGTTAACCCCACTGGCTTCTTCAACACTTCCGTCGGCGAAAGTGCCCCTTATGCAACCTATGGCCTCTCGCTCTGCCGCGGTGACTTGACCGCCGATACATGCCGGAACTGCATCGCCAACGCCACCGAGAGCGCCAAGGAGGAATGCCCGAATAACAGGTCCGCCATGATATGGATCGGCACCGATTGCTTGCTTCACTTTTCCGATACGCGATTCTTCGGGTCCGTTAATCCGAGCTGGCTGGCATGGGCATACAACGCTTCGACCACGCTGTTGAGAAGTatgcaatgagaaaaaacaGAGATTGCAAGTGAAGGAAAAACTGTAAGACAgtaattacgtggttcggcttgaagcctacatccacgagagaaaggggaactcttcttcattctgttttttttcacaCCTTTACAGCAGGGGATAGGAACAGATTTTTAGGGATTAACAAGAATCTTCAGTTGCTGCCGTTAGAGATGCTCCTTGATCACGACAATCTTGGTGTGGATGATTTGATGAGGAACACACACCAGATCAGCGTCCAATCTTCTCCCAAAAGTGGTAGATCTTCTAATATCTCTTTACGAGATTTTCGTCCCATCTCTTTGTAACTAACAGTATAATGAATGTATGACGATCTCTTCCAAGAGATTTTGTAAGAATGTCAGCAAGTTGAAGTTCACTTCTGACGTGTGGTGTTATAATGGTTCCATCCTGTATTTTTTCTCTGATGAAATGGCAATCGACTTCGATGTGCTTAGTACGTTcgtgaaaaactggatttgctccAATATAGATAgcagccatgttgtcacacATTAACCTCATGGGCTCCTCTACTTCAATCTTCATATCTTTCAATAATGCTTTTATCCATACTAATTCACACGTACATGacgccatagctctgtattctgcctctgcacttgaTCGGGCCACAACcgattgttttttacttttccaagtCACCAAGTTTCCTCCGACAAAAGTACAGTATCCTGTTGTAGATTTTCGATTGTTTGGATCCCCcgcccaatcagcatcacagTAACCAATGACATCCATTTTCTGATCTCGTTTCATCACGATCCCTTGTCCAGGAGTTCTTTTTAAGTATCTCAAGATTCTGTGAGCAGCTTCAACGTGTCTTGACTTTGGGttgtgcataaattgacttaccAGGCTGACAGCATAAGTGATGTCTGGTCGAGTGACGGTCAGGTATATGAGCTTCCCAACCAATTTCTGAAAACTTTGAACATTTTCA
This window of the Nymphaea colorata isolate Beijing-Zhang1983 chromosome 2, ASM883128v2, whole genome shotgun sequence genome carries:
- the LOC116246937 gene encoding cysteine-rich repeat secretory protein 38-like → MATTPWSNITRLSYLLTLLLAVLQFPALLHASDEDYFDIKYFRRGNDYLYAWCSRSILGLSQTDGQNVEQLFRSLVDSVNPTGFFNTSVGESAPYATYGLSLCRGDLTADTCRNCIANATESAKEECPNNRSAMIWIGTDCLLHFSDTRFFGSVNPSWLAWAYNASTTLLRSMQ